The [Clostridium] scindens ATCC 35704 nucleotide sequence TTAGCCATTGTTACCTGCCTCCTGACTGCTGATTCTTGAAAGAGTTGCATTGATGCTTGATTCACGTAACCGATTATTGATCCCCGGGAACAGAATCAGTTCCACATGGTGGGTGAGCCTGCCAATCAGTGCTGTTGTCATCCGTTGGTCATAAAGAACGTTCACCCACTGTGAGAATTCAAGATTCGTGTTTAAAATCACCGATTTCTGCTCGTGTATCTCAGAAAGATAATCAAACAGAAGCTGTGAACCGGTGCGGTCATACGGAACATATCCGAATTCATCCAGAATCAGTATCCGGGCACTGTTAAGCTTCTTTTTCAGTGCAGTAAGCTTTCCGCTGCTCTGACTCTCGGAAAAGAGATTGATAAGTCCGGCAGTGCGGTAGAATCTTACCGGAATTTCCTGATTACATGCAGACATTCCAATCAGAATGGAAAGCATTGTTTTACCGGTTCCTGTTCCTCCATACATGATGACATTTTTTCCTGTATGATAAAACTCCAGGTCTAACAGGCTTTGGAAGCTGACGTCTTCCGGGAAATCTATCTCATCTGCCCTGAATTCCTCCACGCGGTATCTACGTGGGAAGCCGGCGGTATTGAGGAACTTGCTCTTCCTTTTTGCTGTACGGTATTCAATTTCGTTTGTCAGGAGGTTTAAAAGGTATTCCTGCGGTGTGTCTCCTTTCTGCTCGAAAGCCTGCCCTGCAAAGTTCGTGGACAGCTTGAGCTGTTTGCAGCATGCTGCAATGGATTTTTCTATATCAGCCATTTGAGACACCTCCCTTCTTAAGGGCGGCATCCAGCATTTTCAGATCATTTCTGAACGGAATGACCTTCTGCTGTGGCAGTAAAACTTTGTTTTCAAGCGGAGGCAGAAGCGGTACATCTGCATAGGTTCGCCTGTAAAGGCTCTGCAGACTGTCCGGATCTGTGGCATTCAGCCGGACTGCTTCGTCAACTGTTCTGACAGCACTAGCAAACCCGGTTCTTTCCGTAAGTTCTGCAAGCACCTTCAGGACACGTCCGCGTTCCTTGCTTTCGCAGTTATCCATGTATATCTGCATGGTTTGTGGCATCATGTCATATATGCCGCTGTTTCGAAGAGAACGGGGTTTCCTGGCGATATATGTAAGGTATGGCAGCCAGTCCATTCTTTCATGTTCATTGCCGTAAAGGCGCTTATGACGCACCACTTCGTGCATATCTTTGTCCATGACAATCACATCAGAGGATGTAATCTTGAGATTTACAATGGACTCACAGAAAGCCGGTGAAGCAGAATAACGGTGCTTTCCTGCGTCAAGAGTAAACTTTCCATATTTATCCGTTGTTGCCGTTGTGTAAAGTGCCGTATCAAACGGAACGGAAGGAAGCGGCAGTAAACGAGCCTTATCTTCTTCAAACAGTTTACTGATAAAGCGGTCATCATCGTCATCATAGTGCTCACGCTGCATATCGATTTCACAACGATCCAGAAGATGCTTGTTTTCTTTCACAAGATCATCAAAGCGGGGTACCGGTACAAGTTCGTTGCGGCGCAGGTAGCCAACCTTGTTTTCCACGTTTCCTTTTTCCCATCCGGATTCAGGATTCATAAAAACCGGCTTAATGCGGTAGTGTTCACAAAAGCGTTGAAACCGCTCTGTTACATTACGCCCGCCACCTTTGATGATTTCGGTAACAATGGTTCTGGTATTGTCAAACCAGATTTCCGTGGGAACACCACCGATGTGCTCAAATATGGCAACCAGTCCTTCCAGAAGACATTCCATGTTTTCGCCATAATTAAGCTGGAGGAAACCTCCGTTACTGTAGGGAAAACTGAGCACAAGGTACTTAGCCTCGTGATGAAGCCTGTCATTTTCATAAAAATCGGCTGTTCCAAAGTCTGACTGGGCTTCGCCGGGATGATGATTAAGAGGGATATAGCCATCGGTTCTTTTTAGCCGTAGTTCCTCTTTCTTCTGTTTGACGTATAAGGCAACAAGCCGATAACTGCAGCCGAAACCATCTGCTTCATCCTTGAGGCGTTTAAATACTCTTTTGGCTGTATGCCGTTGCTTTCTTGGTGCAAGCTTGTCTGCCTGCAGCCATTCATCAATCAAAGGTTTGAATGGGTCAAGCTTGGATTCGTGAACCTCTGATGATGCAGGTTTGGGAGATGGATTGTTAAAGTCCTCC carries:
- a CDS encoding ATP-binding protein gives rise to the protein MADIEKSIAACCKQLKLSTNFAGQAFEQKGDTPQEYLLNLLTNEIEYRTAKRKSKFLNTAGFPRRYRVEEFRADEIDFPEDVSFQSLLDLEFYHTGKNVIMYGGTGTGKTMLSILIGMSACNQEIPVRFYRTAGLINLFSESQSSGKLTALKKKLNSARILILDEFGYVPYDRTGSQLLFDYLSEIHEQKSVILNTNLEFSQWVNVLYDQRMTTALIGRLTHHVELILFPGINNRLRESSINATLSRISSQEAGNNG
- the istA gene encoding IS21 family transposase, with the protein product MDQIHHIRDMFYRQDKNISEIASETGLNWKTVKKYVDMEDFNNPSPKPASSEVHESKLDPFKPLIDEWLQADKLAPRKQRHTAKRVFKRLKDEADGFGCSYRLVALYVKQKKEELRLKRTDGYIPLNHHPGEAQSDFGTADFYENDRLHHEAKYLVLSFPYSNGGFLQLNYGENMECLLEGLVAIFEHIGGVPTEIWFDNTRTIVTEIIKGGGRNVTERFQRFCEHYRIKPVFMNPESGWEKGNVENKVGYLRRNELVPVPRFDDLVKENKHLLDRCEIDMQREHYDDDDDRFISKLFEEDKARLLPLPSVPFDTALYTTATTDKYGKFTLDAGKHRYSASPAFCESIVNLKITSSDVIVMDKDMHEVVRHKRLYGNEHERMDWLPYLTYIARKPRSLRNSGIYDMMPQTMQIYMDNCESKERGRVLKVLAELTERTGFASAVRTVDEAVRLNATDPDSLQSLYRRTYADVPLLPPLENKVLLPQQKVIPFRNDLKMLDAALKKGGVSNG